One Microcebus murinus isolate Inina chromosome 10, M.murinus_Inina_mat1.0, whole genome shotgun sequence DNA segment encodes these proteins:
- the TCF20 gene encoding transcription factor 20 isoform X2, with protein MQSFREQSSYHGNQQSYPQEVHSSSRIEEFSPRQAQMFQNFGGAGGSSGGSGSGSGGGRRGAAAAAAAMASETSGHQGYQGFRKEAGDFYYMAGNKDPVATGTPQPPQRRPSGPVQSYGPPQGSSFGNQYGSEGHVGQFQAQHSALGGVSHYQQDYTGPFSPGSAQYQQQASSQQQQQQVQQLRQQLYQSHQPLPQASGQPASGSSHLQPMQRPSTLPSSATGYQLRVGQFGQHYQSSASSSSSSSFPSPQRFSQSGQSYDGSYSVNAGSQYEGHNVGSNAQAYGTQSNYSYQPQSMKNFEQAKIPQGTQQGQQQQQQQQQQQQQQQQQQHPSQHVMQYTNAATKLPLQSQVGQYSQPEVPVRSPMQFHQNFSPISNPSPAASVVQSPSCSSTPSPLMQSGENLQCGQGSVPMGSRNRILQLMPQLSPTPSMLPSPNSHAAGFKGFGLEGVPEKRLTDPGLSSLSALSTQVANLPNTVQHMLLSDALTPQKKTSKRPSSSKKADSCTNSEGSSQPEEQLKSPMAESLDGGCSSSSEDQGERVRQLSGQSTSSDTTYKGGTSEKAGSSPAPGAQNEPPRLSASPAAREEATSPGAKDTPSSSEGNPKVNEKTVGVIVSREAMTSRVEKPGGQDKGSQEDDPAATQRPPSNGGAKETSHTSLPQPEPPGGGGKGNKNGDNNSNHNGEGNGQSGHSTVGPGFTGRTEPSKSPGSLRYSYKDSFGSAVPRNVSGFPQYPTGQEKGDFTGHGERKGRNEKFPSLLQEVLQGYHHHPDRRYSRSAQEHQGMASGLEGTTRPNVLVSQTNELASRGLLNKSIGSLLENPHWGPWERKSSSAAPEMKQINLADYPIPRKFEIEPQSSAHEPGGSLSERRSVICDISPLRQIVRDPGAHSLGHIGADTRIGRNERLNPSLSQSVILPGGLVSMETKLKSQSGQIKEEDFEQSKSQASFNNKKSGDHCHPASIKHESYRGNASPGAAAHDSLSDYGPQDSRPTPMRRVPGRVGGREGMRGRSPSQYHDFAEKLKMSPGRSRGPGGDPHHMNPHMTFSERANRSSLHAPFSPNSESLASAYHTNTRAHAYGDPNAGLNSQLHYKRQMYQQQQEEYKDWSSTSAQGVIAAAQHRQEGPRKSPRQQQFLDRVRSPLKNDKDGMMYGPPVGTYHDPSAQEAGRCLMSSDGLPNKGMELKHGSQKLQESCWDLSRQTSPAKSSGPPGMSSQKRYGPPHETDGHGLAESTQSSKPSNVMLRLPGQEDHSSQNPLIMRRRVRSFISPIPSKRQSQDIKNSNTEDRGRLLHPSKEGTDKAFNSYAHLSHSQDIKSIPKRDSSKDLPSPDNRNCPAVTLTGPAKTKILPPRKGRGLKLEAIVQKITSPNIRRSASSNSAEAGGDTVTLDDILSLKSGPPEGGSVAVQDADMEKRKGEVVSDLVGPTNQELNVEKPLPRSSEEWRSGGDDKVKTETHPETVTTGKEPPGVMTSATSQKPGSNQGRPDGSLGGTAPLIFPDSKNVPPVGILAPEANPKTEEKENDTVTISPKQEGFPPKGYFPSGKKKGRPIGSVNKQKKQQQPPPPPPQPPQIPEGSADGEPKPKKQRQRRERRKPGAQPRKRKTKQAVPIVEPQEPEIKLKYATQPLDKTDAKNKSFFPYIHVVNKCELGAVCTIINAEEEEQTKLVRGRKGQRSLTPPPSSTESKALPASSFMLQGPVVTESSVMGHLVCCLCGKWASYRNMGDLFGPFYPQDYAATLPKNPPPKRASEMQSKVKVRHKSASNGSKTDTEEEEEQQQKEQRSLAAHPRFKRRHRSEDCGGGPRSLSRGLPCKKATTEGSSEKTALDSKPSVPTTSEGGPELELQIPELPLDSNEFWVHEGCILWANGIYLVCGRLYGLQEALEIAREMKCSHCQEAGATLGCYNKGCSFRYHYPCAIDADCLLHEENFSVRCPKHKVRLWR; from the coding sequence ATGCAGTCCTTTCGGGAGCAAAGCAGTTACCACGGAAACCAGCAGAGCTACCCACAGGAGGTACACAGCTCATCCCGGATAGAAGAGTTCAGCCCTCGTCAGGCCCAGATGTTCCAGAATTTTGGGGGTGCAGGTGGCAGTAGTGGCGgtagtggcagtggcagtggtggtggacGACGaggagcagcagctgctgctgcagcGATGGCTAGTGAAACCTCTGGCCACCAAGGTTACCAGGGTTTCAGAAAAGAGGCTGGAGATTTTTATTACATGGCAGGCAACAAAGACCCTGTGGCTACAGGAACCCCACAACCTCCTCAGCGAAGGCCTTCTGGGCCTGTGCAGAGCTATGGACCCCCCCAGGGGAGCAGCTTTGGCAATCAGTATGGGAGTGAGGGTCATGTGGGCCAGTTTCAAGCACAGCACTCTGCTCTTGGTGGTGTGTCTCATTATCAACAGGATTACACAGGGCCTTTCTCTCCAGGGAGTGCTCAGTACCAACAGCAGGCTTCCagccaacagcagcagcagcaagtaCAACAGTTGAGACAACAGCTTTACCAATCCCATCAGCCTCTGCCACAAGCTTCTGGCCAGCCAGCGTCCGGCTCATCCCATCTCCAGCCAATGCAGCGGCCTTCAACTCTGCCATCCTCTGCCACTGGTTACCAGTTAAGAGTGGGTCAGTTTGGCCAACACTACCAGTCTTctgcatcctcctcctcctcctcctccttcccttcaccaCAACGTTTTAGCCAGTCTGGACAGAGCTATGATGGCAGTTACAGTGTGAATGCTGGATCCCAGTATGAAGGACATAATGTGGGTTCTAATGCACAGGCTTATGGCACACAATCAAATTATAGCTATCAGCCTCAATctatgaagaattttgaacagGCAAAGATTCCACAAGGAACCCAGCAGgggcaacagcagcagcagcaacaacagcaacagcagcaacaacaacaacaacaacaacatcccTCTCAGCATGTGATGCAGTATACCAACGCAGCCACTAAGCTGCCCCTGCAAAGCCAGGTGGGGCAGTACAGCCAGCCCGAAGTTCCTGTAAGGTCCCCCATGCAGTTTCACCAGAACTTCAGCCCTATTTCTAACCCTTCTCCAGCTGCCTCTGTGGTACAGTCTCCGAGCTGTAGCTCCACCCCATCTCCTCTAATGCAGAGTGGGGAGAACCTCCAGTGTGGACAAGGCAGTGTGCCCATGGGTTCCAGAAACAGAATTTTACAGTTAATGCCTCAACTCAGTCCAACTCCATCAATGCTGCCCAGTCCTAATTCTCATGCTGCAGGCTTCAAAGGGTTTGGACTAGAAGGAGTGCCAGAAAAGCGATTGACAGATCCTGGTTTGAGTAGTTTGAGTGCCCTGAGTACTCAAGTGGCCAATCTTCCTAATACTGTCCAGCACATGTTACTTTCTGATGCTCTGACACCTCAGAAGAAGACCTCCAAGAGGCCCTCATCTTCTAAGAAAGCAGATAGCTGCACAAACTCCGAAGGTTCCTCACAGCCTGAAGAACAACTGAAGTCCCCTATGGCAGAGTCACTGGATGGGGGCTGCTCCAGCAGTTCGGAGGACCAAGGTGAGAGAGTGCGGCAACTGAGTGGCCAGAGCACTAGCTCTGACACCACCTACAAGGGTGGAACCTCAGAGAAAGCTGGCTCCTCACCAGCACCAGGTGCTCAGAACGAACCCCCCAGACTCAGTGCCAGTCCCGCAGCAAGAGAAGAGGCTACCTCGCCAGGTGCTAAGGACACACCATCGTCATCCGAGGGGAACCCAAAAGTCAATGAGAAAACAGTTGGGGTGATTGTCTCCCGGGAAGCCATGACAAGTCGGGTAGAAAAGCCTGGTGGACAAGATAAAGGCTCCCAAGAGGATGACCCTGCAGCCACTCAAAGGCCACCTAGCAATGGTGGGGCAAAGGAAACCAGCCACACCTCACTTCCACAGCCAGAACCTCCAGGAGGAGGGGGCAAAGGAAACAAGAATGGAGATAACAACTCCAACCATAATGGAGAGGGAAATGGCCAGAGTGGCCACTCCACAGTGGGCCCTGGTTTTACAGGAAGAACTGAACCTAGCAAATCTCCTGGAAGCCTACGCTATAGTTACAAAGATAGTTTTGGGTCAGCTGTGCCACGAAATGTCAGTGGCTTTCCTCAGTATCCTACAGGGCAAGAAAAGGGGGATTTCACTGGCCATGGAGAACGAAAGGGTAGAAATGAGAAGTTCCCGAGCCTCCTTCAGGAAGTGCTTCAGGGCTACCACCACCATCCTGACCGGAGATATTCTAGGAGTGCTCAGGAGCATCAGGGGATGGCTAGTGGCCTAGAAGGAACCACAAGGCCCAATGTCTTAGTGAGTCAAACCAATGAATTAGCTAGTAGGGGCCTTCTGAACAAAAGCATTGGGTCTCTATTAGAAAACCCACACTGGGGCCCCTGGGAAAGGAAATCAAGCAGCGCAGCTCCTGAAATGAAACAGATCAATTTGGCTGACTATCCAATTCCCAGAAAGTTTGAAATAGAGCCTCAGTCATCAGCCCATGAGCCTGGGGGTTCCCTCTCTGAACGAAGATCAGTGATCTGTGATATTTCTCCACTAAGACAGATTGTCAGGGACCCGGGGGCTCACTCACTGGGACACATAGGTGCTGACACCAGAATTGGGAGGAATGAACGTCTCAATCCAAGTTTAAGTCAGTCGGTCATTCTTCCAGGTGGTTTGGTGTCCATGGAAACAAAGCTGAAATCTCAGAGTGGGCAGATAAAAGAAGAAGACTTTGAACAATCCAAATCCCAAGCTAGCTTCAACAACAAGAAATCTGGAGACCACTGCCATCCTGCTAGCATCAAGCATGAGTCTTACCGTGGCAATGCCAGCCCTGGAGCAGCAGCCCATGATTCCCTTTCAGACTACGGCCCACAAGACAGCAGACCCACACCAATGCGGCGGGTCCCTGGCAGAGTTGGTGGTCGAGAGGGCATGAGGGGTCGGTCCCCTTCTCAGTATCATGACTTTGCAGAAAAATTGAAGATGTCTCCTGGAAGGAGCAGAGGCCCGGGGGGAGACCCTCATCACATGAATCCACACATGACCTTTTCAGAGAGGGCCAACAGGAGTTCTTTACATGCTCCCTTTTCTCCTAACTCAGAAAGCCTGGCCTCTGCCTATCACACGAACACTCGGGCTCATGCTTATGGGGACCCTAATGCAGGTTTGAATTCTCAGCTCCATTATAAGAGACAGATGTACCAACAGCAGCAAGAGGAGTATAAGGACTGGAGCAGCACTTCTGCTCAGGGAGTAATTGCCGCAGCACAGCACAGGCAGGAGGGGCCACGGAAGAGCCCACGACAGCAGCAGTTTCTTGACAGAGTACGCAGCCCtcttaaaaatgacaaagatggtATGATGTATGGCCCACCAGTAGGGACTTACCATGACCCCAGTGCTCAGGAGGCTGGGCGCTGCCTCATGTCCAGTGATGGTCTGCCTAACAAAGGCATGGAATTAAAGCATGGCTCCCAGAAGTTACAAGAATCTTGTTGGGATCTTTCTCGACAAACTTCTCCAGCCAAAAGCAGTGGTCCTCCAGGAATGTCCAGTCAAAAAAGGTATGGGCCACCCCATGAGACTGATGGACATGGACTAGCTGAGTCTACACAGTCATCCAAACCCAGTAATGTTATGCTACGGCTTCCAGGTCAAGAGGATCATTCTTCTCAAAACCCCTTAATCATGAGGAGGCGTGTCCGTTCTTTTATCTCTCCCATTCCCAGTAAGAGACAGTCACAAGATATAAAGAACAGCAACACTGAAGATAGGGGACGCCTCCTTCACCCATCAAAAGAAGGCACTGATAAAGCATTCAATTCCTATGCCCATCTTTCTCACAGTCAGGACATCAAGTCTATCCCTAAGAGAGATTCCTCCAAGGACCTTCCAAGTCCAGATAATAGAAACTGCCCCGCCGTTACCCTCACAGGCCCTGCTAAAACCAAAATACTGCCCCCACGGAAAGGACGGGGATTGAAATTGGAAGCTATAGTTCAGAAGATCACATCCCCAAATATTAGGAGGAGTGCATCCTCGAACAgtgcagaggctgggggagaCACGGTTACACTTGATGATATCTTGTCTTTGAAAAGTGGTCCTCCAGAAGGTGGGAGCGTTGCTGTTCAGGATGCCGACATGGAGAAGAGAAAAGGTGAGGTAGTATCTGACCTAGTAGGTCCAACAAACCAGGAGTTGAATGTTGAGAAACCTCTTCCAAGGTCTTCAGAAGAGTGGCGTAGCGGTGGGGACGACAAAGTGAAGACAGAGACACATCCAGAAACAGTTACTACTGGAAAGGAACCCCCTGGTGTCATGACATCTGCAACCTCACAAAAGCCTGGTAGTAACCAAGGGAGACCAGATGGTTCCCTGGGTGGAACAGCACCTTTAATCTTTCCTGACTCAAAGAATGTACCTCCAGTGGGCATATTGGCCCCTGAGGCAAATCCCAAGACTGAAGAGAAAGAGAACGATACTGTTACAATTTCGCCCAAACAAGAGGGTTTCCCCCCAAAAGGATATTTCCCATCAGGAAAGAAGAAGGGTAGACCCATTGGTAGTgtgaataaacaaaagaaacaacagCAGCCGCCACCTCCGCCCCCTCAGCCCCCTCAGATACCAGAAGGTTCTGCAGATGGAGAGCCAAAGCCAAAAAAACAgaggcaaaggagagagagaagaaagcctGGGGCCCAGCCAAGGAAGCGAAAAACCAAACAAGCAGTTCCCATTGTAGAACCCCAAGAACCTGAGATCAAACTCAAGTATGCCACCCAGCCACTGGATAAAACTGATGCCAAGAATAAGTCTTTTTTCCCTTATATCCATGTAGTAAATAAGTGTGAACTTGGAGCCGTTTGTACAATCATCAATGCTGaagaagaagaacagaccaaaTTAGTGAGGGGTCGGAAGGGTCAGAGGTCACTGACCCCTCCACCCAGTAGCACTGAAAGCAAGGCACTCCCAGCTTCATCCTTCATGCTGCAGGGACCTGTTGTGACAGAGTCTTCTGTTATGGGGCACCTGGTTTGCTGTCTGTGTGGCAAGTGGGCCAGTTACCGGAACATGGGTGACCTCTTTGGACCCTTTTATCCCCAGGATTATGCAGCCACTCTCCCGAAGAATCCACCTCCTAAGAGAGCCTCAGAAATGCAGAGCAAAGTGAAGGTACGGCACAAAAGTGCTTCTAACGGCTCCAAGACGGacactgaggaggaagaggagcagcagcagaaggAGCAGAGGAGTCTGGCCGCACACCCCAGGTTTAAGCGACGCCACCGCTCTGAAGACTGTGGTGGAGGCCCTCGGTCCCTGTCCAGGGGGCTCCCTTGTAAAAAAGCAACCACTGAGGGCAGCAGCGAAAAGACTGCTTTGGACTCAAAGCCCTCCGTGCCGACTACTTCAGAAGGTGGCCCCGAGCTGGAGTTACAAATCCCTGAACTACCTCTTGACAGCAATGAATTTTGGGTCCATGAGGGATGTATTCTCTGGGCCAATGGAATCTACCTGGTTTGTGGCAGGCTCTACGGCCTGCAGGAAGCGCTGGAAATAGCCAGAGAGATG